Sequence from the Cyanobacteria bacterium GSL.Bin1 genome:
CGAGTGGGAGCAAATTCCCCTAATTTATGTCCGACCATTTGGTCACTGACAAAGACAGGGACATGTTGTCTGCCGTTGTAAACCGCGATGGTGTGTCCGACCATTTGCGGAATAATGGTGGAAGCGCGTTTCCAAGTTTTAATGACTTCTTTTTTGTCCACTGCGTTGAGTTGCTCAATTTTTTTGAGCAGTTTGTCGTCAACGTAAGGACCTTTCTTTAAAGAACGACCCATAATTTTTTTCCTTTTCTACTCTCTTTTGTTCGGGGTCAATCCGTTATGATGACCCTTATGAACGACGACGCACAATCAGTTTGTTGCTGTTTTTCTTCGCTTTGCGGGTTTTTGCCCCCAAAGTGGGTTTACCCCAAGGAGTGAGCGGGCTCGGACGACCAATGGGTGCCCGTCCTTCCCCACCGCCATGGGGGTGATCCACGGGGTTCATGACACTACCGCGGACTTTCGGACGACGTCCGAGGTGGCGCGATCGGCCTGCTTTGCCTAAGGTTAGGTTCCGGTGTTCGGCATTACCGACGCGACCAATGGTTGCTAGGCATTCTTG
This genomic interval carries:
- the rpsS gene encoding 30S ribosomal protein S19, producing the protein MGRSLKKGPYVDDKLLKKIEQLNAVDKKEVIKTWKRASTIIPQMVGHTIAVYNGRQHVPVFVSDQMVGHKLGEFAPTRTFKGHAKSDKKARR